One region of Deinococcus yavapaiensis KR-236 genomic DNA includes:
- a CDS encoding lipopolysaccharide biosynthesis protein, giving the protein MSQGVRRAVQGGGFLFAAMMLVNVFNYGYAVVLGRLFGPVQYGAYASFTSLFLLISLLPLTFQQVGARYAATGQSIVGSAVRLGWLSGTALALVLVGGAFWLGPVLNLPALWLVALGIVAPIYVWTGVLRGEAQGRQNFQGFGVNMILEHAVKILLTPLALLALPGASGAVLATLAALPFTTLHLRRYHPARLEESPHRREAVKYALPVLSNLAAQAVIINSDVLMVKAFLPAHEAGIYAAVAILGRVVFYSSWAVGTALFPLVSSRQGDGASPRKLLWIALAVVGVISGGVTLVCALAPQFVLGLLFGAAYLEGAPLVGAYALFTTFYALSNVISNHYLALGRHGLGYLPIFGAIAQVVLIALFHDTLQEVIWSQLVAKGALLLLSVAAIFIYERRRN; this is encoded by the coding sequence GTGAGCCAAGGAGTTCGGCGGGCAGTCCAAGGCGGCGGCTTTCTCTTCGCCGCCATGATGCTCGTGAACGTCTTCAACTACGGCTACGCCGTCGTCCTCGGTCGGCTGTTCGGTCCCGTCCAGTACGGCGCCTACGCCTCGTTCACGTCCCTCTTTCTGCTTATCAGCCTGCTTCCCCTTACCTTTCAGCAAGTCGGCGCTCGCTACGCCGCGACCGGACAGAGCATCGTCGGATCGGCCGTCCGCCTCGGCTGGCTGTCGGGCACCGCGCTCGCCCTCGTCCTCGTCGGTGGCGCCTTCTGGCTCGGACCGGTCCTCAACTTGCCCGCCTTGTGGCTCGTCGCGCTCGGCATCGTCGCGCCGATCTACGTGTGGACGGGGGTGTTGAGAGGCGAAGCGCAAGGGCGACAGAACTTCCAGGGATTCGGCGTGAACATGATTTTGGAGCACGCCGTCAAAATCCTGTTGACGCCCCTTGCCTTGCTCGCCTTGCCCGGCGCGAGCGGCGCCGTGCTCGCCACGCTCGCCGCCTTGCCGTTCACCACGCTGCATCTTCGGCGCTACCATCCGGCGCGCCTAGAAGAGTCCCCGCATCGACGCGAAGCCGTGAAGTACGCGCTGCCCGTCTTGTCGAACCTCGCCGCGCAAGCCGTGATCATCAACTCGGACGTCTTGATGGTCAAGGCGTTCCTGCCCGCGCACGAAGCCGGCATCTACGCCGCCGTCGCGATTCTGGGGCGCGTCGTGTTCTACAGCTCATGGGCGGTCGGAACGGCGCTGTTTCCTTTGGTGTCGTCGCGTCAAGGTGACGGGGCATCTCCTCGCAAACTCTTGTGGATCGCGCTCGCCGTCGTCGGCGTGATCAGCGGCGGCGTCACCCTCGTGTGCGCCCTCGCCCCGCAATTCGTGCTGGGACTGCTGTTCGGCGCCGCGTACCTGGAAGGAGCGCCGCTCGTCGGGGCGTACGCGTTGTTCACGACGTTCTACGCGCTGTCGAACGTCATCAGCAATCACTACCTCGCCCTCGGCCGTCACGGTCTCGGGTACCTTCCCATCTTCGGGGCCATCGCTCAAGTCGTGCTGATCGCCTTGTTCCACGACACCCTCCAAGAAGTCATCTGGAGTCAACTCGTCGCCAAAGGAGCGCTGTTGCTACTCAGCGTCGCGGCGATCTTCATTTACGAGCGCAGGAGGAATTGA
- a CDS encoding dolichyl-phosphate beta-glucosyltransferase produces MAYSDFLTWRDNDLDPVDLSIVIPTYNESERILPTLGAMAVIVSGLGYRWELIVSDDGSKDGTADLVESLGWKNLLVVRHANTGKGGAVRRGVLAARGGRVLFADADNSTPIEELPRLMQQLDAGYDLAVGSRVGEGASEENKSAARKLVSGSLRLVTRVLSGVTVRDTQCGFKLFGPRSRRLFELQKMQGFSFDLELLYLAHKLGLRVAEVPVRWFDAPGSKVNSVQDSVKFLKDIFAVRRLDQQGAYEGKL; encoded by the coding sequence ATGGCCTACTCGGACTTTCTGACTTGGCGAGACAACGACCTCGACCCCGTCGACTTGTCGATCGTGATTCCCACGTACAACGAGTCGGAGCGTATTTTGCCCACGTTGGGCGCCATGGCCGTCATCGTGTCCGGCCTCGGGTACCGCTGGGAACTCATCGTGTCGGACGACGGCAGCAAGGACGGCACCGCCGACCTCGTCGAGTCGCTGGGATGGAAGAACCTGCTCGTGGTTCGGCACGCGAACACCGGCAAGGGCGGCGCCGTTCGGCGCGGCGTCTTGGCGGCGCGCGGAGGACGCGTCTTGTTCGCCGACGCCGACAACAGCACCCCGATCGAGGAGCTTCCGAGGCTCATGCAGCAACTCGACGCCGGGTACGACTTGGCGGTCGGTTCGCGCGTCGGAGAAGGCGCGAGCGAGGAAAACAAGAGCGCCGCGCGCAAGCTCGTGTCGGGAAGCTTGCGGTTGGTCACGCGCGTGCTGAGCGGCGTGACCGTTCGCGACACGCAGTGCGGCTTCAAGCTCTTCGGCCCTCGGTCGCGGCGCTTGTTCGAGTTGCAGAAGATGCAAGGCTTCTCGTTCGACCTCGAACTTTTGTACCTCGCGCACAAGCTCGGCTTGCGCGTCGCCGAGGTGCCCGTGCGTTGGTTCGACGCGCCGGGCAGCAAAGTCAACTCGGTGCAAGACAGCGTCAAGTTCCTCAAGGACATCTTCGCCGTGCGGCGGCTCGATCAGCAGGGTGCCTACGAAGGGAAGCTCTGA
- a CDS encoding glycosyltransferase, producing MHIALVTAYPPSRGSLNEYGFHLAAAFRRKREVDRLSILADEFPESENAESDPFYVRRVWRFNDPGNATRLLTELRRLKPDVVLFNLQFASFGDRRVPAALGLLAPILASRAGFPTITLLHNIFETVDLDKAGFGGNPMLNAVTRLAGRVFTRVLLGSDLVAFTLPRYVEIIRRDYGARNVFLAPHGSFETPEPPTPLPSDPVVMAFGKFGTYKRVEELVEAHRVLLTRDPRVHLVIAGSDSPNAAGYLQSVRERYADVPNITYTGYVAEEDVPRIFRDSTVVAFPYNSTTGSSGVLHQAGQFARAAVMPNIGDLRDLIEEEGYRAEFFETGDAASLAEALWRVVSDSEHARELGLANHRAASGLTLDEVTDWYVLHFQRLLAQQAARRDERAAASPRQADRRR from the coding sequence ATGCACATCGCCCTCGTCACGGCCTACCCTCCCAGCCGAGGCAGCCTCAACGAGTACGGCTTTCACCTCGCCGCGGCCTTTCGGCGCAAGCGTGAAGTCGATCGCCTCAGCATCCTCGCCGACGAATTTCCCGAGTCCGAGAACGCCGAGTCCGATCCGTTCTACGTTCGTCGAGTGTGGCGCTTCAACGATCCCGGCAACGCCACGCGCCTCTTGACGGAACTGCGCCGCCTCAAGCCGGACGTGGTGCTGTTCAACTTGCAGTTCGCGTCGTTCGGCGATCGGCGAGTGCCCGCCGCGCTCGGTTTGCTCGCGCCGATCCTCGCGAGCCGCGCGGGCTTCCCGACCATCACGCTGCTGCACAACATCTTCGAGACCGTCGACCTCGACAAGGCGGGATTCGGTGGCAATCCCATGCTCAACGCCGTCACGCGGCTCGCGGGCCGCGTCTTCACGCGCGTGCTGCTCGGCAGCGACCTCGTGGCGTTCACGCTGCCGCGCTACGTGGAGATCATTCGGCGCGACTACGGAGCGCGCAACGTCTTTCTCGCGCCGCACGGCAGCTTCGAGACGCCCGAACCGCCCACGCCGCTTCCGAGCGATCCCGTCGTGATGGCCTTCGGGAAGTTCGGGACGTACAAGCGGGTCGAGGAGCTCGTCGAAGCGCACCGCGTCCTTCTGACGCGCGATCCGCGCGTGCACCTCGTCATCGCCGGAAGCGACTCGCCCAACGCCGCCGGGTACCTGCAGAGCGTTCGCGAACGCTACGCGGACGTGCCCAACATCACCTACACCGGGTACGTCGCCGAGGAGGACGTGCCGCGCATCTTCCGAGACAGCACCGTCGTCGCGTTTCCTTACAACAGCACGACCGGTTCGAGCGGCGTCCTGCACCAAGCCGGACAATTCGCGCGGGCGGCCGTCATGCCGAACATCGGCGACTTGCGGGACTTGATCGAGGAGGAAGGATACCGCGCGGAGTTCTTCGAGACGGGCGACGCGGCGAGCCTCGCCGAAGCGCTTTGGCGCGTCGTGTCCGACTCCGAGCACGCGCGTGAACTCGGCCTCGCCAACCACCGCGCCGCCTCGGGACTCACGCTCGACGAGGTGACCGACTGGTACGTTCTACACTTCCAGCGGTTGCTCGCCCAGCAAGCGGCGCGGCGCGACGAACGCGCGGCCGCATCGCCACGTCAAGCCGATCGCAGGAGGTGA
- a CDS encoding STAS domain-containing protein has protein sequence MDIERRQEPQRTILALKGRFDAHQVPRFKAQAEAFDEPLRLDLTHVNFIDSTALAAIINLYKRVREAGHTMSIGGLQDPVRVILEITGLYAILPIEEAS, from the coding sequence ATGGACATCGAACGACGACAAGAACCGCAACGAACGATCCTGGCGCTCAAAGGGCGCTTCGACGCTCACCAAGTGCCGCGCTTCAAAGCCCAAGCGGAAGCGTTCGACGAACCGCTTCGACTGGACTTGACGCACGTGAACTTCATCGACTCCACCGCCCTCGCCGCGATCATCAACTTGTACAAGCGCGTGCGGGAAGCGGGGCACACGATGAGCATCGGCGGACTGCAAGACCCCGTGCGGGTCATATTGGAAATCACCGGACTGTACGCCATCCTTCCCATCGAGGAGGCGAGCTGA
- a CDS encoding PP2C family protein-serine/threonine phosphatase gives MPENVLQSTMDALGDCFDQVVFLEQAVKRAVRTNDLAGLSDLVQEAQSVMGARGSGLNLAGRWLTPVPGWLRNQPRPTSRIFTLDEADAPQHLLGVPLPGGWVAFWDKPSVFTAGDARLAETLGELISATEDALRARAERVQTALAEHDRQTAARIWRRVVPETITPPRAYRVVSVLRPAREVGGDFLTATDDWIVIGDVSGKGVPAAMFTGMFVSNLPLAVERGDVGSALARSLHTYLEDAEMFATLAALCLHPDGRFEYLSMGHPPIYLRHPDGSVESFKVTAPPLGTFQLPTYPMREGRFTPGGLMCLYTDGLSEAERESSDGLELFGHERIADVLRDVETPEAARDAMTAALQEWRITDDFTMAFVQYRPEDA, from the coding sequence GTGCCCGAGAACGTGCTGCAGTCCACGATGGACGCCCTCGGCGACTGCTTCGACCAAGTCGTGTTCTTGGAGCAGGCCGTGAAGCGCGCGGTGCGGACGAACGACCTCGCGGGCCTCTCGGACCTCGTGCAAGAAGCGCAAAGCGTCATGGGCGCCCGCGGCAGCGGCCTCAACCTCGCGGGACGCTGGCTGACCCCGGTTCCCGGATGGCTGAGAAACCAGCCCAGACCGACGAGCCGCATCTTCACGCTGGACGAGGCCGACGCGCCCCAACACCTGCTCGGCGTGCCCCTGCCGGGCGGCTGGGTCGCTTTTTGGGACAAGCCGTCGGTGTTCACCGCCGGAGACGCCCGCCTCGCCGAGACGCTCGGCGAGTTGATCAGCGCGACCGAGGACGCCTTGCGAGCCCGCGCCGAACGAGTGCAGACGGCGCTCGCCGAGCACGACCGCCAAACTGCCGCGCGCATCTGGCGGCGCGTCGTTCCCGAAACCATCACGCCGCCTCGCGCGTACCGCGTCGTGTCCGTGCTACGTCCCGCACGCGAAGTCGGAGGAGACTTCCTGACCGCCACGGACGATTGGATCGTCATCGGGGACGTCAGCGGCAAAGGCGTGCCCGCCGCGATGTTCACGGGCATGTTCGTCTCGAACTTGCCGCTCGCCGTGGAGCGCGGCGACGTCGGCTCGGCCCTCGCGCGCAGTTTGCACACCTACCTCGAGGACGCCGAGATGTTCGCGACCCTCGCCGCCTTGTGCCTTCACCCCGACGGACGCTTCGAGTACCTCAGCATGGGGCATCCACCCATCTACCTGCGCCACCCCGACGGCTCCGTGGAAAGCTTCAAGGTCACGGCGCCTCCCCTCGGAACGTTTCAACTGCCGACCTACCCGATGCGAGAAGGCCGCTTCACGCCGGGCGGCCTGATGTGCCTGTACACCGACGGCTTGAGCGAAGCGGAACGAGAATCGTCCGACGGCTTGGAGCTGTTCGGACACGAGCGCATCGCCGACGTCCTGCGTGACGTCGAGACCCCGGAAGCCGCTCGGGACGCGATGACCGCCGCCTTGCAAGAATGGCGCATCACGGACGACTTCACGATGGCGTTCGTCCAGTACCGGCCGGAGGACGCATGA
- a CDS encoding ATP-binding protein produces MTATLQVPADTAFLAQLGEFTQRHCARSSQVVLIDLAVTELATNAIRHGRARTLRLAVDDRGDEYCLTFEDDGEPFDSVSAEAQPTGELREGGYGLPLVRRISKAMTYERRDGLNAVRLVFEAGGSV; encoded by the coding sequence ATGACGGCCACGTTGCAAGTGCCCGCCGACACGGCGTTCCTCGCGCAACTCGGCGAGTTCACGCAGCGGCACTGCGCACGCAGTTCGCAAGTCGTACTGATCGACCTCGCCGTCACCGAACTCGCCACGAACGCCATTCGCCACGGGCGCGCGCGCACCCTGCGCTTGGCAGTCGACGACAGGGGAGACGAGTACTGCCTCACGTTCGAGGACGACGGCGAACCGTTCGACTCCGTCTCGGCCGAAGCTCAGCCGACGGGCGAGTTGCGAGAAGGCGGTTACGGCCTGCCCCTCGTGAGGCGCATCAGCAAAGCCATGACGTACGAACGACGAGACGGACTCAACGCCGTTCGTCTCGTCTTCGAAGCAGGAGGTTCCGTATGA
- a CDS encoding STAS domain-containing protein: MIEWTQPTPGVAHFTITGRLDAHEAPKLRESFERAREAGASRFEVAMDRVDFMDSSGLAAVVSGLKASRLEGGELIIVSPSPMVRKVLELTLLDQVIPIANAASSGEGSS; this comes from the coding sequence ATGATCGAATGGACTCAACCGACGCCTGGCGTGGCGCACTTCACCATCACCGGACGCCTCGACGCGCACGAAGCGCCGAAACTTCGCGAAAGCTTCGAACGAGCGCGCGAAGCGGGCGCGAGCCGCTTCGAAGTGGCGATGGACCGAGTGGACTTCATGGACTCGTCCGGCTTGGCCGCCGTCGTCTCGGGACTCAAGGCCAGCCGACTCGAAGGCGGCGAGCTCATCATCGTTTCGCCCAGCCCGATGGTGCGCAAGGTGCTCGAACTCACGCTGCTCGACCAAGTCATTCCCATCGCGAACGCGGCGAGCTCCGGAGAAGGATCGAGCTGA
- a CDS encoding response regulator encodes MSRTVLVVDDEAYIRQLIAHVLNRAGCVVFEAADGEQALTALREHPETALVISDLGMPHLDGFGLLERLAGEQGPPVVILTSRGQESDERRARELGAVGVITKPFARQDLLRVIERHLPT; translated from the coding sequence ATGAGCCGCACGGTCCTCGTGGTGGACGACGAGGCTTACATCCGGCAGTTGATTGCCCACGTCCTGAATCGGGCGGGCTGCGTCGTGTTCGAGGCGGCCGACGGAGAGCAGGCCCTCACGGCTTTGCGCGAGCACCCCGAGACGGCCCTCGTCATCTCCGATCTCGGAATGCCTCACCTCGACGGATTCGGCTTGCTCGAACGCCTCGCGGGCGAGCAGGGACCGCCCGTCGTGATCCTCACGTCACGCGGCCAGGAAAGCGACGAGCGGCGCGCGCGCGAACTCGGCGCGGTCGGAGTGATCACCAAGCCTTTCGCGCGACAAGACCTTCTGAGAGTGATCGAAAGGCACCTCCCAACGTGA
- a CDS encoding 6-pyruvoyl-tetrahydropterin synthase-related protein, whose translation MPDTTPPRSLDSPSAARDGPRLLAVALVIVLLLHGTLLFGQSFVRTYDALIHIFFASHYAQNWFDPWEPRWYTGFWLVSYPPLAHYLIALASKLVDLKTAFAVVQLFALLALTVGVYRFSRLVVPARAAGYACVALALSSSIAETVHVFGQLPTTLSLAFLLNAIPFGWAWVRDGDKRSLVRAVLWMAATTAGHHVTTLFGSVFFTAPTLLIVVLAAARWRDLPTGRRRWTTAARQVLPRAARAALFAVLTVMTLVVVVLPYWLWSRADPISQVPIPHASRENFLSNTNAGLVFWLIPWASTLLFLPFAWSKARSWRWPLVASLTMLFVLGTGGTTPLPRLLLRGAFDILTLDRFTFWATILILPFVGLALESVSNGTLRAWLAAVLTPRGRDVALALLLVGTVGLATTIGNLTRYRKFQPEPIDINPIVSFLDKDLHWRYRYLTLGFGDQMAWLSANTRASTPDGDYHSARRLPELTATPIERLEGAKFSGPEGLASLRRFLTVPEKYNLKFVFSNDAFYDPLLYFSGWQRLGTLENGIALWEREDIPPLPERLERPELPPYQVAMWGILPLSAPILAFLSLALGSRAVKRDDLLDEPSTSLPSTADRTPSVVVVRRIRGGLLLMLLVAGGAVAVVAWRAQQAARSPARVVTRYWDALDFRRFGQAYGLVDPRDDLTEERWLLDLSVQGGLRTGYAKLSDIDVQSVSFAGKPGAVGARAIVQVRLNWFTALGNFTDVVRHDLRLTPAGWRITTRPLLQARPPARFLSQPDVDYAIPPRRFQPVGVPGEDVLDRPRLVLGSVRLVSFTRPSRDDSGRQRELAMIGTLTNVDARPADTTVTGVLRDEGGRLIARNNVETGMIHKLLPGETTPFVLRFDAVDEVVTERSVASASVDAKGVVTGRDLWRRLGAWTRPSSTKASVTVVNVGTDEATIGHVLVGLYDARGLAWVEEAFLPRAVAPGDQDKVRVNADLPPDYRVVMNVRRSVEGLQVADEPPAPTTFPLGDGRRFAVWLHDFGRAGR comes from the coding sequence ATGCCTGATACGACACCTCCACGCTCGCTCGACTCCCCGTCCGCGGCTCGGGACGGCCCGCGCCTGCTCGCCGTCGCGCTCGTGATCGTGTTGCTCTTGCACGGCACGCTGCTCTTCGGCCAGTCGTTCGTGCGAACGTACGACGCGCTGATTCACATCTTCTTCGCGTCGCACTACGCCCAGAATTGGTTCGATCCTTGGGAGCCGCGCTGGTACACGGGCTTTTGGCTCGTCTCGTATCCGCCGTTGGCGCACTACCTCATCGCCCTCGCGAGCAAGCTCGTCGACCTCAAGACGGCCTTCGCGGTCGTGCAACTGTTCGCCTTGCTGGCGCTCACGGTCGGCGTGTACCGTTTCTCGCGCCTCGTCGTTCCGGCGCGCGCCGCCGGGTACGCGTGCGTCGCCTTGGCGTTGTCGAGTTCCATCGCCGAGACGGTGCACGTGTTCGGGCAGCTTCCGACGACCTTGTCGCTCGCGTTTTTGCTCAACGCCATTCCGTTCGGCTGGGCGTGGGTGCGCGACGGCGACAAGCGCTCGCTCGTGCGCGCCGTGCTGTGGATGGCGGCGACGACCGCCGGGCATCACGTCACCACCTTGTTCGGCAGCGTCTTCTTCACGGCGCCCACCTTGCTGATCGTGGTCCTGGCCGCCGCGCGGTGGCGCGACCTTCCGACGGGCCGACGACGCTGGACGACGGCGGCGCGTCAAGTCCTGCCGCGCGCGGCGCGCGCCGCCCTCTTCGCCGTCCTGACGGTGATGACGCTCGTCGTGGTGGTCTTGCCGTACTGGCTGTGGAGCCGCGCGGACCCCATCTCGCAAGTCCCGATTCCGCACGCCAGCCGCGAGAACTTCCTCAGCAACACCAACGCCGGACTGGTGTTTTGGCTGATTCCCTGGGCGAGCACCTTGCTGTTCTTGCCGTTCGCGTGGTCGAAGGCGCGCTCGTGGCGCTGGCCGCTCGTGGCGAGCTTGACGATGCTGTTCGTGCTCGGCACGGGCGGCACCACGCCCCTGCCTCGCTTGCTGCTGCGCGGCGCCTTCGACATCCTGACCCTCGACCGCTTCACCTTCTGGGCGACGATCCTGATTTTGCCGTTCGTCGGCCTCGCCCTCGAAAGCGTGAGCAACGGGACGTTGCGCGCGTGGTTGGCGGCCGTGCTGACGCCGCGCGGACGAGACGTCGCGCTCGCCTTGCTGCTCGTCGGCACCGTCGGCCTCGCCACGACCATCGGCAATCTCACGCGCTACCGCAAATTCCAACCCGAACCCATCGACATCAACCCCATCGTCTCGTTTCTCGACAAGGACTTGCACTGGAGGTACCGCTACCTCACCCTCGGCTTCGGCGATCAGATGGCGTGGCTGTCCGCCAACACCCGCGCGTCGACGCCCGACGGTGATTACCACTCGGCTCGGCGCCTGCCCGAGTTGACGGCGACGCCGATCGAACGCTTGGAAGGCGCGAAGTTCAGCGGCCCCGAAGGACTCGCGAGCTTGCGGCGTTTCCTGACGGTCCCCGAGAAGTACAACCTCAAGTTCGTCTTCAGCAACGACGCGTTCTACGATCCGCTGCTGTACTTCAGCGGATGGCAAAGACTCGGTACCCTCGAAAACGGCATCGCCTTGTGGGAACGCGAAGACATTCCCCCGCTGCCCGAACGCCTGGAACGCCCGGAACTGCCGCCGTATCAAGTGGCGATGTGGGGCATCCTGCCGCTCTCGGCGCCCATCTTGGCGTTCTTGTCGCTCGCCCTCGGATCGCGCGCCGTGAAGCGCGACGATCTTCTTGACGAGCCGTCCACGTCCTTGCCTTCGACCGCCGATCGAACGCCGTCCGTCGTCGTCGTCCGCCGAATTCGCGGCGGACTCCTGCTGATGCTCCTCGTCGCGGGCGGCGCCGTCGCGGTCGTCGCGTGGCGAGCGCAGCAAGCGGCCCGCTCGCCCGCCCGCGTCGTGACACGCTACTGGGACGCCTTGGACTTCCGCCGATTTGGGCAGGCGTACGGGCTCGTCGATCCTCGCGACGACCTCACCGAGGAACGCTGGCTGCTCGACTTGTCCGTGCAGGGCGGACTGCGCACGGGCTACGCGAAGCTCAGCGACATCGACGTCCAATCCGTGAGCTTCGCCGGGAAGCCCGGAGCGGTCGGCGCGCGAGCGATCGTGCAAGTACGCCTGAACTGGTTCACGGCGCTCGGAAACTTCACGGACGTCGTTCGGCACGACCTGCGCCTCACGCCCGCCGGGTGGCGCATCACGACGCGGCCCTTGCTGCAGGCGCGCCCGCCCGCCCGCTTCCTCTCGCAGCCCGACGTGGACTACGCCATCCCGCCTCGACGCTTCCAGCCCGTCGGCGTTCCCGGCGAGGACGTCTTGGACCGACCGCGTCTCGTGCTCGGCTCCGTGCGGCTCGTGAGCTTCACGCGGCCGTCCCGCGACGACAGCGGACGACAGCGGGAACTCGCCATGATCGGCACGCTCACCAACGTGGACGCGCGGCCCGCCGACACGACCGTCACGGGCGTTCTGCGCGACGAGGGTGGGCGGCTCATCGCGCGCAACAACGTGGAGACGGGCATGATCCACAAACTGCTGCCCGGCGAGACGACCCCGTTCGTGCTGCGCTTCGACGCCGTGGACGAAGTCGTCACCGAGCGCTCGGTGGCGAGCGCTAGCGTGGACGCCAAGGGCGTCGTGACGGGCCGCGACCTCTGGCGCCGACTCGGCGCTTGGACGCGTCCGAGTTCCACGAAGGCGAGCGTGACGGTCGTGAACGTCGGAACGGACGAAGCGACCATCGGGCACGTTCTCGTGGGCTTGTACGACGCGCGCGGCTTGGCGTGGGTGGAGGAGGCGTTCTTGCCAAGGGCCGTGGCGCCCGGCGATCAAGACAAGGTGCGCGTGAACGCCGACCTTCCGCCTGACTACCGCGTCGTGATGAACGTGCGGCGCAGCGTCGAAGGACTGCAGGTGGCGGACGAACCGCCCGCGCCCACGACCTTCCCGCTCGGCGACGGTCGCCGTTTCGCCGTGTGGCTGCACGACTTCGGACGGGCGGGCCGATGA